The Mangrovibacterium diazotrophicum DNA window CGGGAATTAACTCTTTCAACGGCAAACTCAATGGGGTAAAAAAGACTATCAGCAAAAGCAGGTAGTCCAGACGATAAAAAGCAAGGATCACCAATCCAAAAACGACCGGCAAAACCGCTAACCACAAGCTATCGCGGGATACAACCAAGTAGAAGTTCAGCGCCAGAAAAATGATTGACACCACATAAAACGCTGCTATTTTTATCCTTGCGGCAGGCAATTTTCAGGATTTGGATGTTTCTTTCGGATCGAAAAGCAAGATAAACAGCACAGCCAAAAACTCAACAGAGATCAGACTGGCCAGCAGAATAATCCAACGCGTCGGATACGACTTTTTATCAGCAGGGAAAGGCTCTTCCACCACCAGGGCAAAATTCTCTTCCCGATTGATCAGGCTCTGTACTTCTTCCAGGTTGGTACCGATTTCCTCCCGCTGTTTTTCCAAATCCCGCATTTTTGTTTGCATCTGAAGGAATTCACCCCCTTTATCACCCAGCAGAGCCAAACGTTTTTGCAAATCGTCAACAGAGCTGCGCGACGCACCACGAGCCAACACTTCAGCATAACCCAGCGTTAATTGAAGTGTCTGACTATTGTAGTCCAAAATCCCGTATTCCTTGCGGAAAACTTCCATCTGTTTGTTCAGGCTGTCGATCTCCGCTTGCTTTCGTCTCTGGTCGTTCTGATAGCCCAACAGTTCGTCGGCATATTTCGCTATGCGCATTTCCAACATCTTGGCGTTGTAAAAAGCGATCAACGAATCGACCATCGCACAGGCAACCTCCGGATCCGAATCCATCACCTGCAGTTCAATCGTTTCGTAGCGCGTTTTCGAGCTCGACACATATTCATCGTATTTCCGCAACACATGTGTCTGCGCGGCGCGATCATCTGGCTTAATATCGTAGCGTTCCTTCAGATTGAAAACCTCAACCATTTTGCGTTTGATATCGGTTGACGAAACAACTTCCAGCATCTGCTCACTTTCCGATTCTTCGGAAAAAGCCTTGATGTTGATCGGGTAAACCCGGGCTTGCGACTTAAAAAGCGGCGTGATAAAAAGCGGTGAGGAAAATAGGATGGCCAGCGCAACAGTAATGATTCCAATTACAATCAGGTGAAATTTCCAGCGCAGAATCTGCCGGATGATGGTCTGGCTTTCCAATAGTTGTTTCATAGAGCAGGTTTCAATGTTGAAGTCGTACCATAAAACGAAAAGATCCCTTGTTTAGTACAAGAGATCCTTTCAAATTCGTTTATTCAGCGATGAGCAGGAAGTAATTCTTTTTGCCCTTCTGAACGAGTATGTATTTTCCGCCGATCAGGTAATCTTCGTTGATCATCGCATCCTGATCCGAGAATTTATCTTTGTTGATACTCAATCCGTTCCCTTTCATCGTCCGGCGCAATTCCCCTTTCGATGGGAAAACAGCGGCATGGTCGGCCAACAGATCAACAACATTCACACCAGCCGACAAGTCAGCTTTTGAAACAGTGAATTGAGGCACGCCTTCGAAAACCGACAGGAAAGTCGATTCGTTCAAACGACGCAAAGATTCAGCCGTTCCACGACCAAACAGGATTTGCGATGCCTCAACAGCCATCTCCAAATCTTCTTGCGAGTGAACCAAGACGGTAATTTCTTCCGCCAGGCGACGCTGCAAATTACGTTCGTGTGGTGCTTCGCGATGAGCCGCAATCAACGCATCAATTTCAGCCTTATCCAGCAAAGTGAAAATCTTGATGTAGCTTTCAGCGTCTTCATCCGACGTGTTCAACCAAAACTGGTAGAATTTGTAAGGCGAAGTCATATTCGGATCCAACCAAACGTTTCCGCTTTCGGTTTTACCGAATTTAGTGCCGTCAGCTTTTTTAATCAACGGAATCGTCAGCGCAAATGCTTCACCATCCGACTTCCGGCGAATCAATTCAGTACCGGTTGTGATATTTCCCCACTGGTCTGAACCGCCCATCTGCAGTTTGCAGTTCATGTTTTGGTTCAACCAATAGAAGTCAAAACCTTGTACCAGCTGGTAAGTAAATTCAGTGAACGACATGCCCACTTTCGACTCGCTACTGAAACGTTTTTTTACCGAATCCTTCGCCATCATATAATTTACGGTGATGTGCTTACCGACGTCGCGAATAAACTCCAGGAACGAGATATCCTTCATCCAGTCGTAGTTGTTCACCATAACGGCTTTGTTTTCCGCGTCGCTGTCGAAATCCAGGAATTTCTCCAACTGTTTGCGAATACCGGCCAGGTTGCGTTCCAATGTTTCTTCGTTCAATAAGTTCCGCTCCTGCGATTTTCCGGAAGGGTCACCAATCATACCTGTAGCACCACCAACAAGTGCAACGGGTTTGTGACCTGCCAATTGGAAACGTTTCAGCAACATGATTGGCGCCAGGCTACCAATGTGCAACGACTCAGCAGTCGGGTCGAACCCAACGTATGCGGTTGTCATTTCTTTCTTCAATTGCTCCTCGGTTCCGGGCATCATATCGTGCAACATGCCCCTCCAGCTTAATTCTTCAACAAAATTCATTGTATTGGTCTGTATTTTTTGTGTCTGTAATTCAATTTTCAACTTTGAGATTGCAGCAAATACTGCACAACCCGAAATCCGGGCAAAGATATAAAAATGAACCGGTAAGGCGGTCATGCTTCCGGGATTTAATCACCATCTTCAGAAGCATTGGAAATTACACGGAGACAAAGGCATTGTAGATCACGTAAGCCGTTGCCAACGAGATGCACATCGTGTAAATTCCGCCCAAAAGGATGAACTTGAAAAAGGTTTTCAGGTAGCCCTGACGGTAAAAACGGTGCAAGGCCATGTAAATGTAAACTTGAATGATGACAAACGCCCAGAACAAAGCCCAACCCGAAAAGTGCCAGAACAGCGCAAACGAAACCACAAAAATATTCAGCAGAAAAGCAAAGGAATGAATGTGGACCGAAAAAACCAGGTGCCGGATAAAATGCATCTTCCGACGCACATAAAGCAGCGCCAAAAAGACGGCGAACACCGGCAACATCACAAAAAAGGCCCAGGAAAGGTATTTCAAAATGGTGCTGGTGATTGCCCGGGGCGACTCAACAACGTGCTTCATCTGGATCAAATCCTCGCGTTTCTCCGGATCTGTTTCGGTTTTCAACTGCTCGTCGAGTTCCTTGGAAAATACCGCCAATTTTTCTTCGAGCGTGCTCTTTGTCAGCACATCTTCCAACCCAATCTTTACTTTTGTTTCCAGCGAATCCGTCTCATCCATCGCCAACCTCAATTCCGGATCGTTCATTGCTGTACTAATCGAGTCGATCACGGTTGAAACAGCTTTCTCTTCCGGATTAAAGCCAATTGGTTTCTTCAACGCGGCGTCCGTCAAAACCTGGAGCAAGA harbors:
- a CDS encoding GumC domain-containing protein, with protein sequence MKQLLESQTIIRQILRWKFHLIVIGIITVALAILFSSPLFITPLFKSQARVYPINIKAFSEESESEQMLEVVSSTDIKRKMVEVFNLKERYDIKPDDRAAQTHVLRKYDEYVSSSKTRYETIELQVMDSDPEVACAMVDSLIAFYNAKMLEMRIAKYADELLGYQNDQRRKQAEIDSLNKQMEVFRKEYGILDYNSQTLQLTLGYAEVLARGASRSSVDDLQKRLALLGDKGGEFLQMQTKMRDLEKQREEIGTNLEEVQSLINREENFALVVEEPFPADKKSYPTRWIILLASLISVEFLAVLFILLFDPKETSKS
- the tyrS gene encoding tyrosine--tRNA ligase, encoding MNFVEELSWRGMLHDMMPGTEEQLKKEMTTAYVGFDPTAESLHIGSLAPIMLLKRFQLAGHKPVALVGGATGMIGDPSGKSQERNLLNEETLERNLAGIRKQLEKFLDFDSDAENKAVMVNNYDWMKDISFLEFIRDVGKHITVNYMMAKDSVKKRFSSESKVGMSFTEFTYQLVQGFDFYWLNQNMNCKLQMGGSDQWGNITTGTELIRRKSDGEAFALTIPLIKKADGTKFGKTESGNVWLDPNMTSPYKFYQFWLNTSDEDAESYIKIFTLLDKAEIDALIAAHREAPHERNLQRRLAEEITVLVHSQEDLEMAVEASQILFGRGTAESLRRLNESTFLSVFEGVPQFTVSKADLSAGVNVVDLLADHAAVFPSKGELRRTMKGNGLSINKDKFSDQDAMINEDYLIGGKYILVQKGKKNYFLLIAE
- a CDS encoding DUF3667 domain-containing protein, which produces MAKKWTRWFKEKKVPFDQLEPHDCPNCGTEFKGYYCPNCGQSDTEFDRPFGFVIYNFMGDFFAFDSRFFLTFKYLLFKPGFLTNEFLEGRRQRYAPPFRIFIFLSFLLFLLLQVLTDAALKKPIGFNPEEKAVSTVIDSISTAMNDPELRLAMDETDSLETKVKIGLEDVLTKSTLEEKLAVFSKELDEQLKTETDPEKREDLIQMKHVVESPRAITSTILKYLSWAFFVMLPVFAVFLALLYVRRKMHFIRHLVFSVHIHSFAFLLNIFVVSFALFWHFSGWALFWAFVIIQVYIYMALHRFYRQGYLKTFFKFILLGGIYTMCISLATAYVIYNAFVSV